From the genome of Uranotaenia lowii strain MFRU-FL chromosome 1, ASM2978415v1, whole genome shotgun sequence, one region includes:
- the LOC129739456 gene encoding sorting nexin-6, with protein sequence MEDSGLPRQQQPGDLQSPQPDGTVPATDGPNVSPPAAGNITDIATLPPNSLLVDISDALSEKDRVKFTVHTRTNLPGFAKTDFLVVRQHEEFVWLQDRFEENEEYAGYIIPPCPPRPDFDAPREKLQRLGEGEGNVTKEEFKKMKQQLEAEYLATFKKTVAMHEVFLTRLASHPVFRNDSHLKVFLEFDQDLCAKLKKKIDVFGGLFRSIGKTKDEIYLGATVKDVNDFFEHELQFLGEYHAHLKEAASRTERMTNKHKDVADSHIRISSALMLLSTAEQGHMENFLAKTSDIFEKIRNYEGRVASDQDLKLGDTLRYYQRDSNAAKALLIRRLSCLAAYEAANRNLEKARAKNKDVHAPLEVQEAETAQTQACEKFESMSARGKEELVSFRVRRVAAFKKNLIELAELEIKHAKTQYEFLRQSLLSLQEVV encoded by the exons ATGGAAGATAGCGGTCTTCCTCGGCAGCAGCAGCCAGGCGACTTGCAATCGCCGCAACCCGATGGAACGGTTCCGGCAACCGACGGACCGAATGTATCGCCCCCAGCAGCCGGCAACATAACCGATATCGCGACCCTTCCACCGAACTCCCTGTTG GTGGATATTTCCGATGCGTTGAGCGAAAAGGATCGTGTCAAATTTACCGTCCACACCCGCACCAACCTGCCTGGTTTTGCGAAGACTGACTTCTTGGTAGTCCGGCAACACGAGGAGTTTGTGTGGTTACAGGATCGCTTCGAGGAAAACGAAGAGTACGCCGGATACATCATTCCGCCTTGTCCGCCACGACCAGATTTCGATGCACCCCGAGAGAAACTGCAGCGACTTGGCGAAGGTGAGGGCAACGTGACCAAggaagagtttaaaaaaatgaaacagcaACTGGAGGCCGAATATTTGGCAACGTTCAAGAAAACGGTCGCAATGCATGAAGTTTTTCTCACCCGCCTTGCCTCACATCCGGTTTTCCGGAACGATTCGCACCTGAAAGTGTTCCTCGAATTTGATCAGGACCTGTGCGCCAAGCTGAAAAAGAAGATTGACGTATTCGGTGGTCTGTTTCGAAGCATTGGAAAAACTAAAGACGAAATCTATCTGGGAGCCACGGTGAAAGACGTGAATGACTTTTTCGAGCACGAGTTGCAATTTTTGGGCGAATACCATGCGCATCTGAAGGAAGCGGCCAGTCGAACCGAACGAATGACCAACAAGCACAAGGATGTGGCCGATTCACATATTCGCATTTCTTCTGCCCTCATGCTGCTATCCACGGCTGAGCAAGGCCATATGgagaattttttggcaaaaacgtcggatatttttgaaaaaataagg AACTACGAAGGTCGCGTAGCTAGTGACCAAGATCTGAAACTAGGTGACACCCTGCGTTACTACCAGAGGGATAGCAACGCTGCCAAGGCCCTGCTCATTAGACGCTTAAGTTGTCTGGCGGCATACGAAGCGGCCAACCGAAATCTCGAGAAAGCACGCGCGAAAAATAAAGACGTCCATGCG CCTTTGGAGGTGCAAGAG GCGGAAACGGCCCAAACTCAAGCATGTGAAAAATTCGAATCGATGTCCGCCCGTGGAAAGGAGGAATTGGTCTCTTTTCGGGTGCGCCGAGTAGCCGCCTTTAAGAAGAA cctCATCGAACTTGCCGAGTTGGAAATAAAGCATGCCAAAACGCAGTACGAATTTCTTCGCCAATCGTTGCTTTCCCTCCAGGAAGTCGTCTAG